The Styela clava chromosome 10, kaStyClav1.hap1.2, whole genome shotgun sequence genome window below encodes:
- the LOC120338369 gene encoding serine protease 33-like: MSSWMPPTPIAQETSLGQPTDLLSLVPAYFYEWSPCSVTCGTGKQTKRVCRTFFGNCETYTKVCKTNKECPHSLPDPNPKPSPRWGEFTKCSKECGGGTRFKVDPCRLAIEECKKTYEDCNVKPCPWIPPCQSGYSYRYGAESECCRKHDETCGVHLERNPFQRIFGGSVSMLGEWPWVAVMVSKKTALAWCGGSIIHKRWILSAAHCTRGYASLFPAQDYYILVGSIKISNPSDNSQRIEIQKFHPHEDYEHPLATADIALIELKTDITISSQARPICLPKLERVPEDTNCVIAGFGFSETSNGAPSDDLRHVTLRVLPMDACRNALKNIPETRYISSLKNLCVGRFSDGKDACEVDSGSAVACQRCRSCTWYVAATLSYGTGGKICDKNTPGVYMRVEHFEGWIKKISKIESSGAFFC; encoded by the exons AATGGTCTCCGTGCTCCGTTACGTGCGGCACTGGAAAGCAAACAAAGAGAGTTTGCAGAACTTTTTTTGGGAATTGTGAAACATATACAAAAGTCTGCAAGACGAATAAAGAATGCCCACATTCGCTGCCTGACCCGAATCCTAAACCATCACCGA GATGGGGAGAATTCACGAAATGTTCGAAAGAATGTGGCGGAGGAACAAGATTCAAGGTTGACCCTTGCCGCCTGGCTATTGAAGAATGCAAGAAGACTTACGAAGATTGTAACGTTAAACCTTGTCCTTGGA ttccACCTTGCCAGTCTGGATATTCGTATCGATACGGCGCCGAGTCTGAGTGTTGCAGGAAACACGACGAGACATGCGGAGTTCATTTAGAGAGGAATCCGTTCCAACGTATCTTTGGAGGAAGCGTGTCCATGCTGGGAGAGTGGCCATGGGTG GCAGTCATGGTGTCCAAGAAAACTGCTTTAGCTTGGTGCGGGGGGAGCATCATACATAAGAGATGGATTCTGTCAGCTGCACATTGCACAAG AGGGTATGCGAGTCTTTTCCCAGCTCAAGATTATTACATCCTAGTTGGCAGTATAAAAATCAGCAATCCTTCTGACAATAGCCAGAgaatagaaattcaaaaatttcaccCACACGAAGATTACGAGCATCCACTGGCAACGGCAGATATAGCTTTGATAGAA TTGAAGACCGACATCACGATTAGTTCACAGGCCAGACCAATCTGTCTTCCAAAACTAGAAAGAGTTCCTGAGGATACCAACTGTGTCATCGCTGGATTCGGATTTT CCGAGACGAGCAATGGCGCCCCTTCTGATGATCTTCGACATGTAACTTTGCGTGTACTGCCTATGGATGCCTGTCGGAACGCCTTGAAGAATATACCTGAAACTCGATATATATCGAGCTTAAAAAACCTCTGTGTTGGTAGGTTTAGTGATGGAAAGGATGCATGCGAG GTGGACAGCGGAAGTGCGGTAGCCTGTCAGAGATGCAGATCTTGTACCTGGTACGTTGCTGCAACCTTGTCTTACGGAACTGGTGgcaaaatatgtgataaaaacACACCCGGTGTGTATATGAGAGTCGAGCAttttgagggttggattaagaaaatatccaaaatagaaTCATCTGGAGCTTTCTTCTGCTAA